The following coding sequences lie in one Rutidosis leptorrhynchoides isolate AG116_Rl617_1_P2 chromosome 4, CSIRO_AGI_Rlap_v1, whole genome shotgun sequence genomic window:
- the LOC139842475 gene encoding uncharacterized mitochondrial protein AtMg00810-like, whose translation MVSVVFQLCLEDSFHQSRCDTSLFIYRRGSDIAYLLLYVDDIVLTASSAGLLQRIITSLHKEFAMTDLGPLNYFLGITATHTGSGMFLSKKQTPVEPGAKLTSHGPAVKDPTLYRRLAGALQYLTFTRPDILYAV comes from the exons ATGGTTTCAGTGGTTTTCCAGTTATGCTTAGAGGATAGCTTTCACCAAAGCCGTTGTGACACATCTCTTTTCATTTACCGTCGGGGATCTGATATAGCCTACCTGcttttgtatgttgatgacattgtgttGACTGCTTCTTCCGCAGGTTTACTTCAGCGGATCATCACTTCCTTACATAAGGAATTTGCTATGACAGATTTGGGCCCTTTGAACTACTTTCTTGGCATCACTGCGACTCATACTGGATCTGGAATGTTCTTATCTAAGAAACA GACCCCGGTTGAACCAGGGGCCAAACTTACCAGTCACGGCCCTGCTGTGAAAGACCCAACTCTGTACCGCAGACTTGCAGGAGCTTTACAGTATCTCACGTTTACTCGTCCTGACATTCTTTACGCTGTATAG